Proteins found in one Exiguobacterium sp. 9-2 genomic segment:
- the kdpC gene encoding K(+)-transporting ATPase subunit C, with the protein MKQAIRVTIFITALCGIVFPALLTLFGQILVPDKAAGSLVQENGKFIGSELIAQPFTSKQYFHGRPSAVDQLAGSSAGDNLAASNPELGTKIAALQKQNREDGASLPDDALVTSGSGFDPHISVAYALDQAKRIATARDLSRDEVRKLITKEAGTHDYVNVLLLNLALDRSKS; encoded by the coding sequence ATGAAACAAGCCATTCGTGTGACGATCTTCATCACAGCATTATGCGGGATCGTCTTTCCCGCCTTGTTGACGCTGTTTGGTCAGATTCTCGTACCGGATAAAGCAGCCGGTTCACTCGTACAGGAAAACGGAAAATTCATTGGATCGGAATTGATTGCCCAACCGTTCACGTCGAAACAGTATTTTCACGGACGTCCATCAGCGGTCGATCAATTAGCGGGATCATCTGCTGGGGATAACTTGGCAGCATCGAACCCGGAGCTTGGTACGAAGATAGCGGCATTGCAGAAACAGAATCGAGAGGACGGCGCTTCGCTTCCGGACGATGCCCTCGTGACATCCGGTTCTGGTTTCGATCCGCATATCTCAGTCGCTTATGCTTTGGATCAAGCGAAGCGTATCGCAACCGCACGCGACCTATCGCGTGACGAGGTACGCAAGCTAATCACGAAAGAAGCCGGGACGCATGATTACGTCAATGTCCTCCTTTTGAACCTAGCACTTGATCGGAGCAAATCATGA